A genome region from Camelina sativa cultivar DH55 chromosome 10, Cs, whole genome shotgun sequence includes the following:
- the LOC104719348 gene encoding zinc finger protein ZPR1-like: MMDNRNDQEIDVGSVVEAVSADHSFGAPLYVVESICMRCNENGTTRFLLTLIPHFRKVLISAFECPHCGERNNEVQFAGEIQPRGCSYHLEVSAGDTKIFDRQVVKSESATIKIPELDFEIPPEAQRGSLSTVEGILSRAADELSALQEERRKVDPKTAEAIDQFLSKLRACAKAETSFTFILDDPAGNSFIENPHAPSIDPSLTIKFYERTPEQQATLGYLANPSQTGQSERSLALSTQTTSLPHGSIGATAGHRAIAQSNSTDISDNLFRYTAPEEVMTFPSTCGACTKLCETRMFVTKIPYFQEVIVMASTCDDCGYRNSELKPGGAIPEKGKKIMLSVKNITDLSRDVIKSDTAGVKIPELDLELAGGTLGGMVTTVEGLVTQIRESLARVHGFTFGDSLEQSKINKWKEFGSRLTKLLNLEQRWTLILDDELANSFISPVTDDIKDDHQLTFEEYERSWEQNEELGLNDIDTTSADAAYESTEPTKLP; this comes from the exons ATGATGGACAACAGAAATGATCAAGAAATCGATGTTGGATCGGTGGTTGAAGCTGTTTCCGCTGATCATTCCTTCGGTGCTCCCCTCTACGTAGTTGAGAGCATTTGCATGCGCTGCAATGAAAAT GGAACAACTAGATTTCTATTGACTTTAATTCCTCACTTCAGAAAG GTCTTAATATCTGCATTTGAATGTCCCCATTGTGGAGAAAG GAATAATGAAGTTCAGTTTGCTGGCGAGATTCAACCCCGAGGATGCAGCTACCATCTAGAGGTTTCAGCTGGCGATACAAAG ATATTTGACCGGCAAGTTGTAAAATCTGAATCGGCCACTATTAAG ATTCCTGAACTGGATTTTGAGATTCCACCAGAGGCCCAACGTGGTAGTTTATCTACG GTGGAAGGGATACTATCCCGGGCTGCTGATGAACTGAGTGCCCTTCAAGAAGAACGCAGG AAAGTGGATCCTAAGACTGCTGAAGCAATAGACCAATTCTTGTCTAAACTGAGAGCTTGTGCCAAAGCAGAGACATCATTCACATTCATTTTGGATGATCCTGCTGGAAACAGTTTCATTGAAAACCC ACATGCTCCATCAATAGATCCCTCTCTAACAATCAAGTTCTATGAGCGAACACCCGAGCAACAAGCAACTCTTGGATATCTTGCTAACCCATCTCAGACTGGACAGTCAGAAAGAAGCCTTGCACTTTCTACTCAAACAACTTCTTTACCTCATGGAAGTATCGGAGCAACAGCTGGTCACCGAGCGATTGCGCAGAGTAATAGCACTGATATTTCTGATAACTTGTTTAGATACACTGCCCCTGAAGAG GTGATGACTTTCCCTTCAACTTGTGGAGCATGTACAAAGCTGTGTGAGACACGGATGTTTGTGACAA AAATCCCGTATTTTCAGGAGGTTATTGTTATGGCATCTACATGTGACGATTGTGGCTATCGCAATTCTGAG TTAAAGCCTGGTGGTGCAATTCctgaaaaaggaaagaaaattaTGCTCTCTGTGAAGAACATCACTGACCTTAGCCGAGATGTTATCAAG TCAGACACTGCAGGAGTGAAAATCCCAGAACTTGATCTGGAGCTAGCTGGTGGTACACTTGGTGGAATGGTAACAACAGTGGAAGGGTTGGTCACACAGATCAGAGAAA GCTTAGCGAGAGTCCATGGATTCACTTTTGGTGACAGTTTGGAGCAGAGTAAGATTAACAAGTGGAAAGAATTTGGATCCAGGCTAACAAAG CTTCTAAACTTAGAACAGCGGTGGACATTGATTCTTGATGACGAATTAGCCAATTCCTTTATTTCACCAGTAACTGATGATATCAAAGATGATCATCAGCTCACAT TTGAAGAGTATGAAAGATCATGGGAGCAAAACGAGGAGTTGGGTCTCAACGACATAGATACTACTTCAGCTGATGCTGCTTATGAATCCACAGAGCCAACTAAATTACCTTGA
- the LOC104719350 gene encoding uncharacterized protein LOC104719350 — translation MDQRFEKRTINVLLADHLDKHKVVWLHSGNDFVDLLYSFLTMPLGTIVRLLENHGRLRQTVTLGCLNNLYKSVVDMNIDNFRTEACKQMLVYPKSVKESQCKMLKINIDVDTEATKHFMCPMYLQRKSCREFFSNFNTSRCSCGNLMKKEISSPEGEEFASRLGGSCDYDGVFVHGDGNLAFILSDDLKIENFSRELFRKRVKDLGCVNGLDEIGEGEAELGFREAMTFLRSLFASDTPLTTTFYPFNSSTYPSKRAFKPSSSPCDSVLGQVLSLTVYLSKQDKRKVMYAKCGEGFIDLLCTFLVLPLEYICEISASDDGCDDGLGCIGNLFRSFKGLSCGEITIPWYYRCRKNLLGVPVQTLPSFYSCFEDHAFSGDREDRLKKVRPMDPKTEISDQSRSSGGFVKSNKKFLVSDDLIITPLNTDLTVRDLKRFKISFDEVNIEEITIGRTEAINLLKASFVTSSALSDGLSDLLTKKLEAKEDNS, via the exons ATGGATCAAAGATTCGAGAAAAGAACAATCAATGTGCTTCTTGCGGATCATTTGGACAAGCACAAGGTTGTCTGGCTTCATTCTGGTAATGATTTTGTTGACTTGCTCTATAGTTTTCTCACTATGCCTTTGGGAACCATTGTGAGATTGCTTGAGAATCACGGCAGATTAAGACAAACGGTCACCCTAGGTTGTCTCAACAACCTTTACAAAAGTGTTGTGGACATGAACATCGATAATTTTCGGACTGAAGCTTGTAAGCAGATGCTGGTTTACCCGAAGAGCGTGAAGGAAAGTCAATGCAAAATGCTCAAGATTAACATAGACGTCGACACAGAGGCAACTAAACACTTTATGTGTCCAATGTACTTGCAAAGAAAATCATGCAGAGAGTTTTTTAGTAATTTCAATACTTCAAGATGTAGCTGTGGAAACTTGATGAAAAAAGAGATTTCGTCACCCGAAGGAGAAGAGTTTGCGAGCAGGTTGGGAGGTAGCTGTGATTATGATGGAGTCTTTGTTCATGGTGATGGAAACTTGGCATTTATATTGAGTGACGATTTGAAAATAGAGAATTTTTCTCGGGAACTTTTTCGGAAACGTGTCAAGGATTTAGGCTGCGTTAACGGTTTAGATGAGATTGGGGAGGGTGAAGCAGAACTTGGCTTCCGAGAG GCAATGACTTTTCTTCGATCCTTATTCGCATCAGACACTCCATTGACCACCACATTCTATCCCTTCAACAGTTCAACGTATCCTTCGAAGAGAGCGTTTAAGCCATCATCAAGTCCATGTGATTCAGTGTTAGGCCAAGTATTGTCTTTGACAGTGTATTTGAGTAAGCAGGATAAGAGGAAGGTTATGTATGCTAAGTGTGGTGAAGGCTTTATAGATCTTCTTTGCacctttcttgttcttcctcttgaaTATATATGCGAGATCTCTGCTAGTGATGATGGATGTGATGATGGTCTGGGATGTATAGGTAACCTGTTCAGAAGCTTCAAAGGCTTAAGCTGCGGTGAAATAACCATACCTTGGTATTACCGTTGTAGAAAGAATCTTCTTGGCGTCCCGGTCCAAACTCTGCCGAGTTTCTACAGTTGTTTTGAAGATCATGCTTTTTCTGGAGATCGCGAGGACAGGCTCAAGAAAGTAAGACCAATGGATCCAAAAACTGAAATAAGTGACCAGTCAAGAAGTAGTGGTGGGTTTGTGAAGAGTAACAAGAAGTTTCTTGTCTCGGATGATCTGATAATCACTCCACTGAATACAGATCTTACTGTTAGGGATCTAAAAAGATTTAAGATTAGTTTTGATGAAGTCAACATCGAAGAGATAACTATCGGTAGAACAGAG GCTATCAATTTATTGAAAGCTTCCTTTGTGACATCCTCTGCGTTATCCGATGGTCTCTCAGACTTGCTTACAAAGAAGCTGGAAGCTAAGGAGGATAACTCTTAA